A DNA window from Shewanella baltica contains the following coding sequences:
- a CDS encoding methyl-accepting chemotaxis protein, whose translation MTYKDGVVALLAASFGYLLSLITLWAMGPIISVLIMLLWQFYQHKQMQSVQQHDDKSSNNQLAADWQAHVSLYQETITTLNSCGSNIDSVLAVQGDAVNLLGESFDGLGRLMTEQTGFISALVQSTDDAELFHSDQMKQFANNTSMTLERFIQSTIEMSASTMELLEKVNLIYESMPQAMKALQDIDQISSQTNLLALNAAIEAARAGDAGRGFAVVADEVRALSTRSAGFSEGIQKQLRSIQTQIEQLTVHVSKVAAQDMTYIIDAKKDIDTALRQIIVKAEKDSQVIERIDSSAHELEQAISDTIRGLQFSDITSQSLIYTNQSLSHLKESLNRVATMSQQEFGIQGDDISTQMSRRRQETHNPVSRDQITCGEIELF comes from the coding sequence ATGACATACAAGGATGGGGTCGTTGCGTTGCTCGCGGCAAGCTTTGGATATTTGCTGAGTTTAATCACCTTGTGGGCGATGGGGCCGATTATTTCTGTGTTGATTATGTTGCTGTGGCAATTTTATCAGCACAAGCAAATGCAGTCAGTTCAACAGCATGATGATAAGTCTTCAAACAACCAACTTGCCGCCGATTGGCAAGCTCACGTCAGTCTATATCAAGAAACGATCACCACACTCAACAGTTGTGGATCTAATATTGACAGCGTACTTGCGGTGCAGGGCGATGCGGTCAATCTGCTGGGAGAATCGTTTGATGGCTTAGGGCGATTAATGACCGAGCAAACAGGGTTCATTTCAGCTCTTGTTCAAAGCACTGACGATGCTGAGTTATTCCATTCAGACCAAATGAAACAATTTGCCAATAATACCTCTATGACGTTAGAGCGCTTTATTCAATCCACCATAGAAATGTCGGCATCGACCATGGAGTTGTTGGAGAAAGTGAACCTCATCTATGAGTCTATGCCCCAAGCGATGAAAGCTTTGCAGGATATAGATCAGATCTCTTCCCAGACCAATTTACTCGCCTTAAATGCGGCAATTGAAGCGGCGCGGGCGGGTGATGCGGGCAGGGGATTTGCGGTTGTGGCCGATGAGGTGCGGGCTTTATCCACTCGCAGTGCAGGCTTTAGTGAAGGCATTCAAAAACAGCTTAGATCGATTCAAACTCAGATTGAGCAATTAACCGTACACGTAAGTAAAGTTGCTGCACAAGATATGACTTATATCATAGATGCAAAGAAGGATATTGATACTGCGCTAAGGCAGATTATCGTTAAAGCAGAGAAGGATTCTCAAGTGATCGAACGCATAGATTCATCGGCACATGAACTCGAACAGGCCATTTCAGATACGATCCGTGGCTTGCAGTTCAGTGATATCACCTCCCAAAGTCTGATTTATACCAATCAATCCTTAAGCCATTTAAAAGAGTCCCTCAATCGTGTTGCCACTATGTCACAACAGGAGTTTGGCATTCAAGGTGATGACATTTCGACACAAATGAGTCGCCGACGCCAGGAGACGCATAATCCCGTATCGAGGGATCAAATAACCTGTGGTGAAATTGAACTCTTTTAA
- a CDS encoding STAS domain-containing protein, with amino-acid sequence MSNIKVISLPERFDFYYHKKFTSDYQEMLTLPEVNHIILDFSRVLYLDSSALGMMVLLHRKAQELHISTSVKGAHGQANEILDIANMQKIYIIE; translated from the coding sequence ATGTCAAATATTAAAGTTATTTCATTGCCAGAGCGCTTTGACTTTTATTACCACAAGAAATTTACCAGTGATTATCAAGAGATGTTAACCCTCCCAGAGGTTAATCATATTATTTTAGATTTTAGCCGAGTGCTTTATTTGGACAGTTCTGCTTTAGGCATGATGGTACTGCTGCATCGAAAGGCGCAGGAATTACATATTTCAACATCTGTCAAAGGGGCACATGGACAGGCGAATGAAATCCTAGACATCGCCAATATGCAGAAAATATACATCATAGAGTAA
- a CDS encoding SpoIIE family protein phosphatase: MVSLTQPEHFILVVDDDAIASQRISDFIHSKGYNVIVCNDLEEVFFEITQNTVDLILINYWLKDGTALALLNKLNEEKQETPVIVMSETKESQNVLACFSMGVLDFVVKPINVEIFWYKVECLLSRVQLQHKVEQQRIELEKMLYEKAREEHMARHLFEHLVNIDNTDFDFVQTYCQASANFSGDIILNGMAPNGNFFLILADSTGHGLSAAMPIMRVASTFRAMVSKGFSLITLIYELNAKVHRENPEDRFVACIILEADFNRNKLHIWNGGMPPVYIQADEHAKLPNTDIEERHILSSDSHKAIEQFKSTNMALGILPPHTFIADIFTVDLPINGHACLFSDGLIEQYTHEERPFGIDKLKALFINLSGGLTHYLNENMHEYCSAENIADDITICTLDFEKLSRWHQSREVSRVQSIMDGEFCWDVSIAGPMLLSADYLSSLNQFLSIFGFATHFCQRVFTVVAELFSNAIDHGVLKLDSRLKNDPEGFELYHSIRDSFADRLTSNDWVKVSIIWRSSKNELHISVSDSGKGFTGNENIIADIPQLSGRGLSLVKTLSKTYELVPPGNITKVIME, encoded by the coding sequence ATGGTATCACTTACTCAGCCTGAACATTTTATATTAGTTGTCGATGATGATGCTATTGCGAGTCAGAGGATCAGTGACTTTATTCATAGTAAAGGTTACAACGTGATTGTTTGTAATGATCTCGAGGAGGTATTTTTTGAAATAACGCAAAATACGGTTGATTTAATCCTGATTAACTACTGGCTCAAAGATGGCACTGCACTAGCGTTACTGAATAAGTTGAACGAGGAAAAACAAGAAACGCCTGTTATTGTGATGAGTGAGACTAAAGAAAGCCAAAACGTGTTAGCGTGTTTTAGTATGGGGGTATTAGATTTTGTCGTTAAACCGATCAACGTTGAAATATTTTGGTATAAAGTTGAATGCTTACTTAGCCGTGTGCAACTACAACATAAAGTCGAACAACAAAGAATTGAACTCGAAAAAATGCTTTATGAGAAGGCCAGAGAAGAACACATGGCCCGGCATTTGTTTGAGCACTTAGTTAATATTGATAATACTGATTTTGATTTTGTGCAGACCTACTGCCAAGCAAGTGCCAATTTTAGTGGTGATATTATCCTTAATGGCATGGCACCTAATGGCAATTTCTTCTTAATTCTCGCCGATTCAACGGGTCATGGCCTGAGTGCAGCCATGCCGATTATGCGCGTCGCGAGCACATTTAGAGCCATGGTTTCAAAGGGGTTTTCTTTAATAACGCTGATCTACGAGCTGAATGCTAAGGTTCATCGCGAGAATCCAGAAGACAGATTCGTAGCCTGTATTATTTTGGAAGCCGATTTTAATCGCAATAAATTACACATTTGGAATGGCGGTATGCCGCCTGTGTATATTCAGGCTGATGAACACGCCAAGTTACCGAATACTGATATTGAAGAACGACATATTTTAAGTTCAGATAGCCATAAAGCGATAGAACAATTTAAATCGACCAATATGGCACTGGGTATATTGCCGCCACATACTTTTATTGCTGATATTTTTACCGTTGATTTACCGATTAATGGCCATGCCTGTCTTTTTAGTGACGGTTTAATTGAGCAATATACCCATGAAGAACGCCCATTTGGTATTGATAAATTAAAAGCGTTGTTTATTAATTTATCCGGTGGTCTTACCCATTATTTGAATGAAAATATGCATGAGTACTGCTCTGCTGAAAATATTGCAGATGATATTACGATTTGCACTTTAGATTTCGAGAAACTAAGCCGTTGGCATCAAAGTCGAGAAGTCAGCCGAGTGCAATCTATTATGGACGGTGAGTTTTGTTGGGATGTCAGCATCGCCGGACCTATGTTACTCAGCGCTGACTATTTAAGCTCATTAAATCAATTTTTAAGCATATTTGGCTTTGCCACTCATTTCTGCCAACGGGTTTTTACTGTCGTCGCAGAGTTATTTAGCAACGCCATTGACCATGGTGTACTAAAATTAGATTCACGGCTAAAAAACGATCCAGAAGGCTTCGAACTGTACCATAGTATTAGGGACAGTTTTGCTGACAGACTTACATCAAACGATTGGGTGAAAGTGAGCATTATCTGGCGCTCATCGAAAAACGAGTTACATATTAGTGTGAGCGACAGTGGAAAAGGTTTTACGGGTAATGAGAACATCATTGCTGACATTCCTCAGTTGTCTGGTCGCGGTCTCTCACTGGTGAAAACATTATCTAAGACCTACGAATTAGTACCCCCAGGGAATATAACTAAAGTCATAATGGAATAG
- a CDS encoding response regulator: protein MSKKILIVDDSAAIRQMVEATLKSANYQVVLAKDGREALDICNGQKFDFILTDQNMPRMDGLTLIKSLRAMSAFMRTPIIMLTTEAGDDMKAQGKAAGATGWMVKPFDPQKLLAITAKVLG, encoded by the coding sequence ATGAGTAAAAAAATATTAATTGTTGATGATTCCGCTGCGATTCGACAAATGGTCGAAGCGACCCTTAAATCGGCTAACTATCAAGTGGTGCTGGCCAAAGATGGTCGAGAAGCCCTCGATATCTGTAACGGGCAAAAATTTGATTTTATTCTTACTGATCAGAATATGCCGCGAATGGATGGGCTGACCTTAATTAAATCCTTACGTGCTATGTCGGCATTTATGCGAACTCCGATCATTATGCTTACGACGGAAGCGGGCGATGACATGAAGGCGCAAGGAAAAGCGGCAGGTGCGACGGGATGGATGGTAAAACCCTTTGATCCTCAAAAGCTGTTGGCTATTACGGCAAAAGTGCTGGGTTAA
- a CDS encoding chemotaxis protein CheA — MSINMAEFHQVFFEESHEHLENMEQLLLALDLASPDPEELNTIFRAAHSIKGGSGIFGFTALTSVTHVMENLLDKTRKGNFQLTSSIIDLLLSTVDTLSHILSLYREEEQIDWQEVEYSKSQLVAALNGESFSSSVAVRNGTDAANAPIFPIIQAESVEKVEDQGFGFFEDEMARDIAIEGEDFGFFEEAYQAEEISAQSVINDVSNTEKAAEPIDFTSDDELGFGFFEALTPESFANEIELLSSKPVAPKVVKPTTVANQAEVNADSCQAKHRIFKEKESVTDAKVSPAVSVPASVSVNPSSPAVPHSNATNSNAALSSSAIPKNTPPEVKAAAKKPAASAQDATLRVETSKIDTLVNLAGELVITQSMLTLIGNEMTGDLGERLKTALNELERNTREMQEAVMSVRMLPVSFVFNRFNRLVRDLSEQLGKNVNLVIEGGNTEIDKGMIEKLVDPLTHLVRNSLDHGIEKPEKRLAAGKSEVGVLSLKASQRGGNIVIAVHDNGAGLNRERIIQKARENGLQVADNSSDKQIWQLIFAAGFSTALEVTDVSGRGVGMDVVRRNIEALGGRIDIESTEGQGSTFEIQLPLTLAIVDGMTVSVGNQIYILPLVHIIESIQPQTEQLKFLAKERLLKVREEYLPLLNLYQLMEIEPNAKSPEEGIVVLLESNHKRFGLCVDALVGQQQVVIKSLEKHYRRIPGVSGATIMGDGSVALILDVESLALHIKN, encoded by the coding sequence ATGTCCATCAATATGGCCGAGTTCCATCAGGTCTTTTTTGAAGAAAGTCATGAACATCTTGAAAATATGGAACAATTGCTATTGGCATTGGACCTTGCTTCTCCCGATCCTGAAGAACTGAACACTATTTTCCGTGCCGCCCACTCGATTAAAGGTGGCAGCGGTATTTTTGGTTTTACCGCACTGACCAGTGTCACCCATGTGATGGAAAACCTGCTAGATAAAACCCGTAAGGGCAACTTCCAACTCACCTCATCGATTATCGATTTACTGCTGAGTACCGTTGATACGCTATCTCATATATTGAGCCTGTACCGCGAAGAAGAACAGATTGATTGGCAGGAGGTGGAGTACAGTAAAAGTCAGCTGGTCGCAGCGTTAAATGGCGAGTCTTTTAGCTCATCGGTTGCAGTACGCAATGGCACTGATGCTGCTAATGCTCCGATTTTTCCCATTATCCAAGCCGAGTCAGTGGAGAAGGTGGAAGATCAGGGTTTTGGATTCTTTGAAGATGAAATGGCTCGCGATATTGCTATTGAAGGTGAAGACTTTGGCTTTTTTGAAGAGGCTTATCAAGCCGAAGAAATCAGCGCACAAAGTGTCATAAATGATGTAAGCAATACTGAGAAAGCGGCAGAGCCCATTGATTTCACATCCGATGATGAATTAGGCTTTGGCTTTTTTGAGGCATTAACGCCGGAATCCTTCGCCAATGAAATCGAGTTACTGAGCTCAAAGCCAGTAGCGCCTAAGGTAGTTAAACCCACCACAGTTGCCAATCAAGCTGAAGTCAACGCAGATAGCTGCCAAGCAAAACACCGCATATTTAAAGAAAAAGAGAGCGTTACTGACGCCAAAGTGTCGCCTGCTGTAAGTGTTCCCGCGAGTGTTTCTGTAAACCCTAGCTCGCCTGCTGTACCCCATTCAAATGCAACAAATTCAAATGCGGCACTCAGTTCATCCGCTATACCAAAAAATACGCCTCCAGAAGTGAAAGCAGCGGCTAAAAAACCAGCCGCGTCGGCTCAGGATGCCACCTTAAGGGTCGAAACTTCTAAAATAGATACTCTGGTCAATCTAGCGGGCGAGCTGGTGATCACTCAGTCCATGCTAACGCTTATTGGCAATGAAATGACGGGCGATTTAGGCGAACGCCTTAAGACTGCACTTAATGAATTGGAACGTAATACCCGTGAGATGCAAGAAGCTGTGATGTCGGTGCGTATGCTGCCGGTATCTTTTGTGTTTAACCGTTTCAATCGTTTGGTGAGGGATCTTTCTGAGCAACTGGGTAAAAACGTCAATCTCGTGATTGAAGGTGGCAACACAGAAATTGATAAGGGCATGATTGAAAAGCTTGTCGATCCGCTGACCCATTTAGTGCGCAATAGCTTAGATCACGGCATCGAAAAACCAGAGAAACGACTAGCAGCGGGTAAATCCGAAGTGGGCGTATTGTCCCTAAAAGCCAGCCAAAGGGGTGGCAATATTGTTATCGCTGTGCATGATAATGGCGCGGGGTTAAACCGTGAGCGCATTATTCAAAAGGCGCGGGAAAACGGTTTGCAAGTGGCTGATAACAGTAGCGACAAGCAAATTTGGCAATTGATTTTTGCCGCAGGATTTTCAACCGCGCTGGAAGTCACAGATGTGTCTGGCCGCGGTGTCGGTATGGATGTGGTGCGCCGTAATATTGAAGCCTTAGGCGGACGCATTGATATTGAGTCCACTGAGGGTCAAGGTTCAACCTTTGAAATCCAATTGCCACTTACGCTGGCGATTGTCGATGGTATGACAGTTTCTGTGGGAAATCAGATCTACATTTTGCCCTTAGTGCACATCATTGAATCCATTCAGCCGCAAACTGAACAACTCAAATTTCTAGCCAAAGAAAGACTCTTAAAAGTACGTGAAGAATACTTACCTCTACTTAACCTTTATCAGCTGATGGAAATTGAGCCCAATGCGAAGAGCCCTGAAGAGGGCATAGTGGTATTGCTCGAAAGCAACCACAAGCGCTTTGGCCTGTGCGTTGATGCCTTAGTTGGCCAGCAGCAAGTCGTGATCAAGAGTCTTGAAAAACATTATCGCAGGATCCCCGGAGTTTCCGGCGCCACCATCATGGGCGATGGCAGCGTCGCTTTGATCCTCGATGTCGAATCGCTCGCTCTGCACATAAAAAATTAA
- a CDS encoding chemotaxis protein CheW, with translation MESRSTMTAKVEYNSHDEVEFLSFMLGEEHYALDIMSVKEIRGYESVTKIANAPSFIKGVINLRGDIVPIVDLRMKFAVGAVTYNEFTIVIMLNVFERIVGIVVDAVSDVIKLSAEEILPAPEFGVAFDSRYLKGLATVEDKMIILVNIQALISSDELGLIDANSLTDQE, from the coding sequence ATGGAGAGTCGATCAACTATGACTGCCAAAGTGGAATACAACTCCCATGATGAGGTGGAGTTTTTGAGTTTTATGCTGGGCGAAGAGCACTATGCCCTCGATATTATGTCTGTGAAAGAAATTCGCGGTTATGAGTCAGTCACCAAAATTGCCAACGCCCCTAGCTTTATAAAAGGCGTGATTAATCTACGCGGTGACATAGTGCCCATAGTGGATTTACGGATGAAATTTGCTGTTGGAGCAGTCACTTATAACGAGTTCACTATCGTCATTATGCTCAACGTGTTCGAGCGCATTGTCGGCATAGTGGTCGATGCCGTATCCGATGTGATTAAGCTATCAGCGGAGGAGATCTTACCCGCACCAGAATTTGGTGTGGCGTTCGATAGTCGCTATCTCAAAGGCTTAGCCACAGTCGAGGATAAGATGATCATTTTAGTAAATATTCAGGCTCTGATCAGCAGTGATGAGCTGGGTCTAATTGATGCAAATAGTCTGACTGATCAGGAGTAA
- a CDS encoding methyl-accepting chemotaxis protein: MSIFKFFGNDEAREQRDEERQRYFQLLDNSGNSFMIADSQRNIIYANKAVVRLLQEAEDDIRKELPQFSVAKLIGSNIDIFHKNPAHQRNLLERLTQSHTAQITIGKRTFRLILTPIITAENKHLGTGVEWIDRTESIEAERATQRIMEALNNTSTNVMIADANRTIIYMNRSVEAMLRQSEHEIRQALPHFSVDKILGSSMDIFHRNPAHQASLLDKLDRKYESLIKVASCHFRLTASPIVSKEGERLGTVVEWLDRTIEVQTEQEISRIVTAAAAGDFSQRADTEGKQGFFLMLANNLNSLIETSDRGLQDVARVLMALADGDLTTRIYNDYEGTFNDLKNYSNQTAEKLSFMIQDIQRAADTINTASAEIAQGNADLSSRTEEQASSLEETSASMEELTGTVKLNADNASQANALASKASEVAVDGGELIQQVVQTMASINESARKIADIIGVIDGIAFQTNILALNAAVEAARAGEQGRGFAVVASEVRSLAQRSANAAKDIKALISDSVSKIESGNSLVGKSGDTMKEIVIAIKRVNDIMAEIASASNEQAIGIDEISKAVVQMDEMTQQNAALVEEAAAAAESMQSQAQQLSDSVASFRVDDEDEAPRQSNARLAAPKAKAMKPMKQLQPMAKSRVTEKPKTNAMKPMKQDQDEWEEF; encoded by the coding sequence ATGAGTATCTTCAAATTTTTTGGCAATGATGAAGCGCGTGAACAAAGGGATGAAGAGCGTCAGCGCTATTTTCAGCTACTCGATAACAGTGGCAACAGCTTCATGATTGCTGACAGTCAGCGCAATATCATCTATGCGAATAAAGCCGTCGTCCGCTTGCTTCAAGAGGCCGAGGACGATATTCGTAAAGAGTTACCCCAATTCTCGGTCGCTAAACTGATCGGCAGTAATATTGATATTTTCCATAAAAATCCAGCGCATCAACGCAACCTATTAGAGCGTTTGACTCAGTCCCATACTGCACAAATCACCATTGGCAAGCGTACCTTTAGGTTGATTCTGACGCCGATTATCACGGCTGAAAATAAGCATTTAGGCACAGGTGTCGAGTGGATAGATCGCACCGAAAGTATTGAAGCCGAGCGCGCAACCCAGCGCATTATGGAAGCGCTCAACAATACCAGTACCAACGTCATGATCGCCGATGCTAACCGTACGATCATTTATATGAATCGCTCGGTCGAAGCCATGTTACGCCAGTCTGAACACGAAATTAGGCAGGCCTTACCACACTTTTCCGTGGATAAAATCCTCGGCAGCTCGATGGATATCTTCCATCGTAATCCTGCCCACCAAGCGAGTTTACTTGATAAATTAGACCGTAAATATGAATCGCTGATTAAGGTCGCTAGTTGCCATTTCCGTTTAACGGCTAGCCCCATAGTGTCAAAAGAAGGCGAGCGCTTAGGGACTGTGGTTGAATGGCTCGACCGCACCATTGAAGTGCAAACTGAGCAAGAGATTTCCCGCATTGTGACCGCAGCAGCAGCGGGTGATTTCTCCCAAAGGGCGGACACCGAAGGCAAGCAAGGTTTCTTCCTGATGCTGGCGAACAACTTGAATTCGTTAATTGAAACCTCGGACCGTGGACTGCAAGATGTGGCGCGCGTACTGATGGCGCTGGCGGATGGCGATCTGACTACCCGCATTTATAACGATTATGAAGGCACTTTTAATGATTTGAAAAACTACTCAAATCAAACCGCTGAAAAGCTATCCTTCATGATCCAAGATATTCAACGAGCGGCGGATACCATTAATACTGCCTCAGCAGAAATTGCCCAAGGCAACGCCGATTTATCCAGCCGCACCGAAGAGCAAGCTTCGAGCCTAGAAGAAACTTCCGCCAGCATGGAGGAACTCACAGGTACAGTGAAACTCAATGCGGATAACGCCAGCCAAGCCAATGCCTTAGCCTCTAAAGCTTCGGAAGTGGCAGTGGACGGTGGTGAGCTTATCCAGCAAGTCGTACAGACCATGGCATCGATTAATGAATCGGCGCGTAAGATTGCCGACATCATTGGTGTTATCGATGGCATTGCATTCCAAACCAATATCTTAGCGCTTAATGCCGCTGTTGAAGCTGCGCGGGCGGGTGAGCAAGGGCGTGGCTTTGCTGTAGTCGCATCAGAAGTGCGCAGTTTAGCCCAACGCTCGGCCAATGCCGCTAAAGATATCAAGGCATTGATCTCGGATTCCGTGTCTAAAATCGAGAGTGGCAACAGCCTTGTCGGTAAGTCCGGCGATACCATGAAGGAAATCGTCATCGCCATTAAACGGGTGAACGACATCATGGCGGAAATCGCCTCAGCGTCTAATGAGCAGGCAATCGGTATTGATGAAATCAGCAAAGCTGTGGTGCAAATGGATGAAATGACACAGCAAAATGCGGCATTGGTTGAAGAAGCGGCCGCCGCCGCTGAAAGCATGCAATCCCAAGCACAGCAACTCTCAGACAGTGTTGCAAGTTTTCGTGTAGACGATGAGGATGAAGCCCCAAGGCAGAGCAACGCGAGATTAGCGGCGCCCAAAGCTAAGGCGATGAAACCCATGAAGCAGCTTCAACCTATGGCAAAATCAAGGGTGACAGAGAAACCTAAAACCAATGCGATGAAGCCCATGAAGCAAGATCAAGATGAATGGGAAGAATTTTAA
- a CDS encoding CheR family methyltransferase, translated as MSENKPLEREFAYTSVHFNTARTTLYRLAGIKLADSKDAMVYSRLVRRIRTLKLAGFSAYFEYLLSHENEHQEFINALTTNQTAFFREPHHFEVLKQYLIDNPDTRRIWCAASSTGEEPYSIAIAVAEHFNSFKTPIEIIASDIDSGVLKKAEMGIYPLDRIDTVSDIRKKRFFHRGRGSQLGNVRVVPELKQMLKFTRINLLDSFWPLKTPIDVIFCRNVMIYFDKETQEVILKHMMNSLSEDGLYIAGHSENFNMFPQIITAVGQTTYRPVKGLMSAKT; from the coding sequence TTGAGCGAAAACAAACCATTGGAGCGAGAGTTTGCCTATACCTCGGTGCACTTTAATACTGCGCGGACGACGCTGTACCGCTTAGCAGGGATCAAACTCGCCGATAGCAAGGATGCTATGGTGTATAGCCGTTTAGTGCGGCGGATCAGGACATTGAAATTAGCCGGATTCTCGGCTTATTTTGAGTATCTGTTAAGCCATGAAAACGAACACCAAGAATTTATTAATGCGTTAACCACCAATCAAACGGCTTTTTTCAGGGAACCGCATCACTTTGAGGTGTTAAAGCAATATTTAATCGATAATCCAGATACCCGCAGGATCTGGTGTGCGGCCAGTAGCACAGGAGAAGAACCATACTCGATCGCCATTGCTGTCGCTGAGCATTTTAATAGTTTTAAAACGCCTATCGAGATCATTGCCTCCGATATCGACAGCGGCGTACTAAAAAAGGCTGAAATGGGTATTTATCCCTTAGACCGGATTGATACTGTTAGCGATATCCGCAAGAAACGTTTTTTTCACCGCGGACGCGGTTCACAGTTGGGCAATGTGCGCGTGGTGCCCGAATTAAAACAAATGCTCAAGTTCACCCGCATCAATTTACTCGATTCATTTTGGCCGTTAAAAACGCCAATCGATGTGATTTTTTGCCGTAATGTGATGATTTATTTCGATAAAGAAACACAGGAAGTCATTTTAAAACACATGATGAACTCCCTCAGCGAGGATGGGCTTTATATAGCGGGACATTCGGAAAATTTTAACATGTTCCCGCAAATCATCACTGCCGTTGGCCAAACAACCTATCGGCCAGTGAAGGGGCTCATGAGTGCTAAAACCTAA
- the cheD gene encoding chemoreceptor glutamine deamidase CheD: protein MLKPNIEYAITEPNRYHDHHFGCDAVKILPGEYFATREDTMIVTVLGSCVSVCLYDPKLKIGGMNHFLLPSDNSNCTGVLADSARYGVYAMELLINDLLKLGAQRNSLEAKVFGGGNMLRGFTVHNIGERNAEFVIEYLNLENIPIMAADLLDVYPRKVYFFPHTGKVKVRKIKTMHNSTILDRESEYRLRVRNLPTGGDVELFGD, encoded by the coding sequence GTGCTAAAACCTAATATCGAATATGCCATTACAGAGCCGAATCGCTATCATGACCATCATTTTGGTTGCGATGCGGTGAAAATCTTACCCGGCGAATATTTTGCGACCCGTGAAGACACCATGATAGTGACAGTGCTTGGCTCCTGCGTGTCCGTGTGTTTGTATGATCCTAAGCTCAAAATTGGCGGGATGAATCACTTTTTATTGCCAAGCGATAACAGCAATTGCACTGGGGTACTCGCTGACTCAGCACGTTACGGTGTATATGCAATGGAGCTATTAATCAATGACTTGCTCAAGCTTGGCGCGCAGCGCAATTCACTCGAAGCGAAAGTGTTTGGGGGGGGCAATATGTTACGTGGCTTTACCGTGCACAACATTGGCGAGCGTAATGCCGAGTTTGTGATTGAATACCTCAATCTGGAAAACATCCCCATAATGGCCGCCGATTTACTCGATGTGTATCCGCGCAAAGTGTATTTTTTCCCCCATACGGGCAAAGTGAAAGTTCGCAAAATTAAAACCATGCATAACAGCACGATTCTTGACCGAGAAAGCGAGTACCGCTTACGGGTTCGTAATCTCCCCACGGGCGGTGACGTTGAACTATTTGGTGATTAA
- a CDS encoding protein-glutamate methylesterase/protein-glutamine glutaminase, with protein sequence MTIKVLVVDDSALMRSLLGKMIEADPELSLVGQAADAFEAKDLVNQFRPDVITLDIEMPKVDGLTFLDRLMKARPTAVVMISSLTEQGADATFNALALGAVDFIPKPKLDSPQGIHDYQDFILDKIKSAAKAKIIKPQKFVEPVRPVSSKRPVLANATLTQHLVAIGASTGGTEAILYVLQHLPAAMPPIVITQHMPAGFTRTFAERLNRQSRITVKEAEHGERLLPSYAYVAPGDHHLEIIKVGGSYKVKLTQDEKVSGHRPSVDVMFMTLAQCAAPNISAMILTGMGKDGAEGMVALHQKGVTTFAQDEQSCVVFGMPREAIKCRAVDYVVELSQMPSKLINHLSSL encoded by the coding sequence ATGACGATCAAAGTGCTAGTTGTTGATGATTCCGCGCTGATGCGCAGCCTACTCGGTAAAATGATTGAGGCTGATCCTGAACTGTCTCTGGTTGGGCAAGCTGCCGATGCCTTTGAGGCCAAGGATCTGGTGAATCAATTTCGCCCCGATGTGATCACCTTAGACATCGAAATGCCTAAAGTGGATGGCTTAACCTTTCTGGACCGCTTGATGAAAGCCAGACCCACAGCGGTAGTGATGATTTCCTCGTTAACCGAGCAGGGCGCGGATGCGACCTTTAATGCCTTGGCCTTAGGCGCGGTGGATTTTATCCCTAAACCAAAATTAGACTCGCCCCAAGGTATCCATGATTATCAGGATTTTATTTTAGATAAAATCAAATCCGCCGCGAAAGCCAAAATCATCAAGCCGCAGAAATTTGTTGAGCCAGTACGACCAGTGTCGAGTAAGCGGCCGGTATTGGCCAATGCAACCCTGACACAACATCTAGTTGCGATAGGCGCCTCTACAGGCGGCACCGAAGCCATCTTGTATGTATTACAGCATTTACCTGCGGCTATGCCACCGATAGTGATCACCCAACATATGCCAGCGGGGTTTACCCGCACTTTTGCGGAACGTTTAAACCGACAGTCACGGATCACTGTTAAAGAAGCGGAGCATGGGGAACGACTCTTACCCAGTTATGCCTATGTTGCACCAGGAGATCATCACCTTGAGATCATCAAAGTGGGTGGTAGTTATAAAGTCAAATTAACCCAAGATGAAAAGGTCAGTGGCCACAGACCTTCGGTCGATGTGATGTTTATGACCTTGGCCCAATGTGCCGCGCCCAATATCAGCGCGATGATTTTAACTGGCATGGGCAAAGATGGCGCCGAAGGCATGGTGGCGCTGCATCAAAAAGGCGTCACCACTTTTGCCCAAGATGAACAAAGTTGTGTGGTATTTGGCATGCCAAGGGAAGCGATAAAGTGCCGCGCGGTGGATTATGTGGTGGAGTTGTCGCAGATGCCGAGCAAACTTATCAACCACTTAAGCTCACTGTGA